A part of Rhinoderma darwinii isolate aRhiDar2 chromosome 1, aRhiDar2.hap1, whole genome shotgun sequence genomic DNA contains:
- the LOC142696642 gene encoding oocyte zinc finger protein XlCOF29-like, giving the protein MDKHRNEMSRRILDFTLEIIYLLSGEEYTIVKKTSGDCTTPIIHESGGWSSSPITEPPPHSRIREKKILELIYKMTELLTGESAPFTRQIMSFGTNEAKSSTLYERSKAWCTVLSFMCVMRMRSSLLDSSLLDSSPLDSSPLDSSPLYSSPLDSSQ; this is encoded by the exons atggacaagcacaggaatgagatgagcagaagaatattagacttcaccttggagatcatctacctgttgagcggagag gagtacacaatagtgaagaagacatcgggtgactgtacgactcccatcatccatgagtcaggaggatggagcagtagtcccatcacagagcctccccctcactcccggatacgtgagaagaagatcttagaactgatctacaagatgactgagctgctgactggagag AGCGCTCCATTCACAAGACAGATTATGTCTTTTGGTACAAATGAAGCCAAGAGCAGTACACTGTACGAGCGCAGTAAAGCGTGGTGTACCGTCCTCTCCTTCATGTGTGTAATGCGCATGCGCTCCTCCCTGCTGGACTCCTCCCTGCTGGACTCCTCCCCGCTGGACTCCTCCCCGCTGGACTCCTCCCCGCTGTACTCCTCCCCGCTGGACTCCTCTCAGTAA